Within Filimonas effusa, the genomic segment GTAAATAATGCCAATAAGGAGCTTGCAGATAAGTTAGGTGACGCAGGTAAAGTGAATGACGCATTAGCTAATACTGCTGGGGTCGCAATTGAAGAGGGATTTAAGGCTGCAGAGGCTGCTAGCTCCTCAACCGCTTTTGGTAATGGTGCAAGAGTGATAGGAAATGCCAACAAAGTTTTAGGTGTTTTAGGCGTGGGAGTGACCGTTGCGCAAGCGATGGTTGAAGGGCCTCAGATCAAGCACGGCATAGATGTTATGATGGGGGCATTGTCCCTTGGTTTACCCCCGCCTTTCGGAACAGTGATTGGGGTCAGTTGGTTTGCAGCGAACTTAATTTCGCTCGGGGTTAATGGGAAGTCTGTTTCTGAAAATATTCAGTCTGCTTTAACTAATTAAATTAACGTAATATGAAAATTTTTCAAAGAATATTTTCGTCTTCGTATATATTTTATTCTAGGTATAAAAGAGAGGACCCTTTTTTTTCAGGGGTTATAATTGTGACAGTAATTCAGATGCTCTTTTTCTTTTTCTCTGTCTCGTTGTTAAGATACATGACAGGTATTCTTTTTATGCCCAATACGGCTAGCAAATATCTATGGGCTCCACTTATATTGTTGTGGATTTTTTTTGTATGGCTATATTTTAAGAGAAGTAATTATAGAAGTTTTGTTGAGGAATTTAAATGTCTCTCAAGAAGAGAAAGATGTTTTTGGGCATTTGTTACAGGCCTAAGCCTACCTGTTTTGATTTTGGCAATAGCTTTTATTCTAATTTTTGAAAAGAATTTACACCAATAATTAAAGCATAAGTATATGAGTAGTAATTAGTGTATTAGATAATTCCTGTCTTCCGGGAGAGGATATAAGAGGTTGGTTTATTTTAATGTTATTTACTATGCTGTTACCTTCATTTTTATAAAGAAAGGAATGGACGATCCAGGTAGTTCTTTAGGCTATGGCTATTTTACTCTTATTTTCTGGATAGTTGCAGCAGTTATCTTAATTCTTTTATTGATTAAGAAAATCATTTATCCACAATCTGTACCTGATAAGATTGGAGTTTTTACGGCAACGCCAGTACTATGTATTGTTTTTATCACAGTTATGTTATCATTTAAAGATAATGTAGGTTCTGAGTGGTGCTTTACTAAAAGTAATTACCGTTATAAGGTTATAACGTATAATTATTCTGAGCCTTTGGCTGTTAAAAGAGTTGAATATTATAGAAGTGCTGATACGATTAATTCAAAGGGTACTTTAATGGATGAGTTGTGGATAAAAGGTAGTATATGGATTTATCTATCCAGAGTTGGAGATACAGTTAAAAAAGTAACGTATAAGAATGATATTGAAATTAAATAAGAAGACGAGTTTGAAAAGGAGAAAAGGAATCATCTGAGGACGGAAGTGTCTCGGTAATTGTGTAAGGTAGTTATACGTCGATTGTGGAAAAATGGAGGAAATGAAAAAGTATTTGGCATATATAGTTGTTTTCGCTGTTATTGTCGTGTTGTATCTAACTATTGCTATGAGATATATTGGCAAGCAAACGGGCAGAGAATACAATCAGTTTAATAAAGCAAATATTAATGGAAGGATTGAACTTGTTAAAATAAAACACCATGGATCGTCTTTTAAAGTCAGAAATAATCCCACTGAATTTGTTTTTTTCCTATACCGATTCTAAATACGGGTAATGGATTTATCCTGATGGCCTCTCCGGGAGATAGCATTGTTAAGTCTGCGTTATCGGATACATTGTTTCTCTTTAAAGGAGAAAAGATGTATATCTACTTGTTTCAAAAATTTGAATAAATTATATATTTTGTGCATTTTAAATTGGGTATTAGCTTGTTAGGTACTGCGCCGTGGATAATGCCAATTCCTAAAGCAATAAGTAATCCTTTCTATCAGCATAGGGATTGGATGAAACCTATTATCTCTGATTGGTTTAGGGAGCGAGCTGATTTTTATATAGAAAGTAAATCAATGTGGAATGCGATTGTGACAAAAAGCGCAGGGGGAAGTTAAAAATGAGTCAGACTATATAAAGAATAAAATAAATGACTTTTACAATTAGAGCTTATGTTCAGACTATATATATTAGTTTGCTTTAGTATTGCATGTTCCTGTAAAGACGATAGGGTTCATGTAAAATCCCAATCAATCATATTACATTCAAGTGATTCGTTGAAATTATTTTCTACCATTGATAAGGATAGCGCATATTTTTCCAGCTATCAGTTTAGTAAAAAGGTATCGGAAACAGGAGTTGTTAATTATGCTTACAGCAGTAGTGAAGCGGAAAGTTTCATTATTTCCTGTGATACAACAAGTAAATATTTTACGTTACTGTCTGATGGCAGTGATACAATACGTTTATATAATGGAGGAGAGAGAGATTATGCTATAAACGGAAGGGTATATGGTGTATTAAAACTTGTTGCAGATAAGGGGGTGACCGATGGAGAAATATCCTATTTTGTAAGTATTGATTTTGGTCTATTATTAATGAAGTCAAATACCTGGTGTATGGGTAAAGTTTTGAATCCAGAGAAAGAAAATACTAGACGATTACAAATGACAGCTTTGTTATATAGGGTAATGACAGATGAAGAATTTTTGAATGATGCTAAGCCCGAATCTAAAATAAAATTCACTTCACCGAAGTTTGAATAATACGAAAATAATTATAGCCGATGGATTTTTTGGTTATTTCTGATTTTTCATTTTCTTACGAATAAAAGACAAAGAATTATATTATAAGTGTTACCTGATATGATGAAGATATTTGTTTTTTTTGCTGTTTTCTTTTTAGCTATTAAAGATGGCTGTAAAGCTATGGTAGACGGTGGTATGGAAGATACTGTGAAAACTGTAGTTGACGTAAATGTGGCAGATAATTTATTTACGAAAGGGTTGAATGATATACTATTGTCTGACTTGTATAAGGATACATTATATCTTATAAATAAGGGGAAGTTGGTCGTTATTGACACAAAAAGCAGAAGTGTTGCAACTGATGTGAAAGTTAATTTGTTTCTTGGCAAACAGTTGAAGTTGAATAAGTATGCGAGGGCAATAGCTGCTTATGATAATGGTTATTATATAAGTTTTCTTAATGAAATTTATACTGTATCGAAAGGTGGAGAGGTGTCAAAAATATATACTGGTTATTATTTTGTTGATAATATTAAGGTTTTGGATAGTAATAGGTCCCTGATTGCCTCAAGAGATTCTGTTAAGATGATTACACTGAAAGGGGAAGTGCTATCTTTTTTGCCATTTGAATTTACCGGAACAGGTTATGTACAGGCATCCAAGGTGATTAGCTATTCAGCAGTTCCGGAAGATAGTGTTTATGAATTTGGTTTGAGTAAAGGTTCGTCCATTAGCCTTAAGAGATTTGCTCCTGTTGCATTAACCAAAGTAATGAATGAGCCAATCATATCCTGTTCCACTGATGACTATTTTGTTGCCTTTGATTATTCAAAAAGAAATACTATATACGTATTGAAAAAGGATATGAAAAAAAATGAAGTGGTCAGAACTATAAAGTTGAAAGGGTTTAATTATGATCCTACGCTGGCAGAGATACAGAAAGAAGAAGGTAATCCTAATTTTAAAATTGCTTTCAATAATGGGATATTTTATGTAATCGCTTTGGTGAAAGGAAGGTTAAGGGTTTTGTCATTTGTTTTATAATACTAATTGATTTTAGCACTTCGTGAATGTTATAGTTTATATACAAAATCTGCGGGCATTTGCCGCAGGCGTTTTTCCTGTAGATTTTTGTATATAGTGCTTGCCTTGATCAGGCGATTATTATTATGTAGATCCTTTGGGCGATTTTAAAACGAGGTTAGGGTTTGGGTACGTTTATTATGGATTGGTGGCATTCATAAAGGTTGGCTAAATAGCGATGAAATATAATCCTGTTACATATTCGTTTCGATGGTTTATAGGTATGTTGGCAATAGGCCTATTTGGAGGCCTGATTGCAAACATTGATTCGTCTGCGGGAGAACAGAAATTATTTACCTATTTTGCTTACTCTATTGTTGCTGCATTGGTTGGGGTTGCGTTAATAAATGTAGGGGCAATTATCTATTTGCAACGTAAAGGGGTAAAAAGCTCTTTAGCTAGTTGGGGTATTTTAATCGCATCACTGTTCTTGTTGTTTCCTTTGTTCACAGGAATGCTTTTTCATAGGGGGTATGATGAGGTTGTAGAAAATATGATTGAAGGAGGTGATACTTTAAGAATCAGATTAGAATATTATTCTCGTTCTGATACGGCTTTATTACTAAGAAGTCGGAGCTTTTGGAAGAATGGGAAAAAGGATAGTATTTGGATAACCTATGAAAAAGATGGATCTATCCTAAAAAGGCAGCATTTTAAAAATGGAGAGCCTGTGATACCTTAGATAAGCTGTTTGTTGAAGTTATGTAAATTAGTCTGTGAAGCCAATAGGTGCCAATCTTTAATAGGAATAGCAAATCGCTTCTGCCAGGGCCGGCTCAGGGAGTTGGCTGTCAACGCTTCACTCAAATATAAGTGTTGTTGTCAATTTCAATAAACTTGAGGGTGCTATGGGGGAGAGGTTTTGTCATCTTATTATTACCTACGCCCAGGCCTAACCGCGTAGGTTTTTTATTATTTTAGGATGTAAATGGGATGGTGCAAAGGAATAAAGCAGAAAGAAAAAGGTTCGCCCAGAGAGTTCTTAAATCGTGCAGTAATCCAAGAAGAAAATTATTCCATGGATAATCTGATTCTTATGATATTCAGTCTGCTTTAAATAATTGAATTCAAATAGTATGAAGCTTTTTCAAATACTGTCTATTACACTTTATGAATGTAAGTGACCATTGCGCAAGCGATGGTGATGGGATTCAGATCAAGCGCGGTGTAGATGTTACGACGGAGCATTGTTCCTTGTTTTGCTCTCCACCCTTTGGAACGGTGATTGGCATTAGTTGGTTTGCTGCGAACTTGGTTTCGCTTGCGATCAATGAAAGCCTGTTTCTGATAATATTCAGGTTGCTTTAATTAGTTAAACTAATATGAAAAAGGAAAGAAGTAGTTATGCTACGTTGCTTCTTATTTTATTAGGCTTTTGTATCTGTACTAAATGTGCTTCTCAGGGGAGTGAACCTGTGAAGGTGGTGAACTCTTGCATATTGTCCCTTAATATAGCAAAAAGGATTGATGTAGTTGTTGGTGATAGTCTAAAAGGTATTATTAGGTGGAGCGAGGATAACTGTAATTTTCACTTGATAGACTCCGTTGCTGCTTTTTTCTTGCGAAAAGAAGATTCGTTAAGTTATAGATGTCTTGTGGCATTGGCTTCCTGTTCTGATGGTTGTTTGACAGATTATTTTATAGAAAAGATAGGTTTGATCTATAGGAAAAAGTTTTCCATTTTTTTTGATTTCCTGTATTTTGATCACAAAAAGGGTAATAAAAATGATTTGGCTAATTTTTTAGTTGAATATTGGAGTAGTGTGGCTTCCTTAAGTGAAAATCCTAATCAAGTAGTAGCAAAGATAAAATTAAAAGCTGCTCAAGACGTTTTAATGTCTGCGAGTAATAAGAGTGATAAGAAGAAATATCTTGATTTTTTACTGTCAAGAATAAATACTGAATATTTGGATTAGTTGTGGCAAGTTTCTATGG encodes:
- a CDS encoding toxin-antitoxin system YwqK family antitoxin, with the translated sequence MKYNPVTYSFRWFIGMLAIGLFGGLIANIDSSAGEQKLFTYFAYSIVAALVGVALINVGAIIYLQRKGVKSSLASWGILIASLFLLFPLFTGMLFHRGYDEVVENMIEGGDTLRIRLEYYSRSDTALLLRSRSFWKNGKKDSIWITYEKDGSILKRQHFKNGEPVIP